A stretch of DNA from Channa argus isolate prfri chromosome 7, Channa argus male v1.0, whole genome shotgun sequence:
CATGTCCTGGGTGAACAGATTTTAATGCTACAGCTTGTTTTATTCCCAAATGTtgcacattttaactttttaagtAGAATTATCTACTAAACTTaagtgaaattatttaatttctgaatAGTGTAAAGGACATTATTGAATTATAATTACTAATGCATTAGGCATATATCATTTtattactgcagctttaaagttGGGGCTTATTTTAACAataagcattttttatttacctgTAATAATATGTCATATTTATATAGTCTTTATCATTTAGATTTTGCAGTCTAGCCAAGAGAGGACAATTTGGTCAAGTGCCAGAAAGATgagaataataattatacaattatacagtttgtttttacataaaacactgtaaggatcaaataaaacaatacataaataGGACCACATAAGACTTGTTATTAAAAGCGagcaaaaaattattaaaaggctaaataaaagagATGGATTTTAAGATGAGGCTTATAAATATGAGTGGGTAGGAGGCTATCTAACAGGGAGTGGCAAACCCATTCATAATTTGGTGCCACCAATGGCAAGGGTGCATCACCTTTtgatttggatttatttataaGTCACTTCTTAACTGTAATGGTAAAGACTGTAGAAAAGCCAATGCAGGGACATGTACTTGGTGCTAGTAAGGAGTCTCACTGCTGTATTTTGAACAAGCTGCAGGCGACTGATTCCTAAATTAAactaatacataaataaatgtatgaagAATGGCCTCCAAATATTTAAcacattgttttagttttacaagCGTTTGCAGATGAAAGATGCTAGTTCTGACAACAGAGCTGATTTGTTTATCAATTAACCATAGAATATTTCTCAACTGGGATTCAACAACAGTGTTTAGGAAGGCTGAGAAGTAGTCTGTAGGGCCAGGCCTTTGTTTTCATCTAATTTACCAATAGAAAGCTTTAGGCCATCCTTAATGCAACTATGGAAGTAGCATAGTTGAAGTAGCATGGATCATCAGGTTTCAGTAGGAGGTACTGCTAGGGCTGACTGCATAAACATgataagagattttttttttaaatagaccCCAAAGAAAGCACAGATAGACAAAATAATACAGGCTCTATGATGGAGTCTTGCAGTAGACTGAGAAAGGTgcagaaaaaggaaatgtgttgcCAACTTAATGGAGGTTTATCTGTAAGAGTCAAACCACTGAAGGGCCAGTCCCTGAATGGGAATGGAATGACCAACTGTGTTAAACACGGCAGATAGatctaaaaaaaattgtagatTGCTACTACAGCtctaatataaatataatggaGTTTGAAGTACAATATTACCATCTGAAGTGTAGAGGAGTGAAGGCATAGGCTAAGTATCATAATATGAAAATACTCAGGTAGAAGTATCTCAAACTTGCACACATAAGTTACTTTCCACGTCTGACATAACTACACTGTCATTTCGGTCATTTCACTCTAATGTATTCAGCTCCACAGCAACCAACTAGTGCTGCTTAGCATCACTATCCCTATAGTGTGGGTACTTTTGTTGAACAATGCCTTGAATGTCACACAGATGGAGTAATACTGCTCTCTACTGGTAGACTTCCGTGTAAACCGTTTTCAAGTGAAGCAAAAATTCTGTTGAAGCTCCATCAccatttgtttctaaaatctAAATTCATTGCTAATTTTGATAAAGTGTTTCCGGTTACTATGCTTGTCCCAATGACCTTTCTGTTCTGCCAACGAGATTTAGCTCATTACATGATGCTTGGTGCTAAATGCTGTTGATGAGTGTGCTGTAAGATTTATCTGAAATGAATTCACAGTATACAACAATTGGATAGTAGCTAGTATAGTATGGCATTGTCGCGGTATTAGCCAATAGTGTGACTATAGgtatgttttaaaactttaatttgacCAAACctttaaattgctttaaaaaaaaaaaaatacagaacaccAACAAATAATTGGACAACACCTGTATAAAAGTTATATATTTTTGGCTGCCAACAGTAAGACTACGGGTGAGATTGAGAATCTTAACATCTAACAGACACCGTGGGCATCAAATATGTTTCCTTGGGAGGTCTAAGAAGGGCCgaagaaattaaaacaaacatatatttgatatatttggATTAATAGAGATCAAATAAATCAACTCTCAACATCGCAGGCGTGTAGCCTACAGTCAAAAGCAAGGGGTGAGTGAGGGGTGAGGGTGTGAGTATCGTTTGCAGTAAAGGATACGTGTATGTTGTGCAGGTATTCAATGATGTAAATACAGCTGCACGGAGTCAGCACGGCACTGTGTGTATGGACGGGGAACTGAGGGTAGGACGCAGACTGGCTGGAAATGCAACAACTTACTCTTGCGCAAGTATTCTGGGTATTGGTGGACTCCGCAATAACGGAAGCATGGAAGTGTGAACTAGACGACTCCGACTAATTAGGTAACGTGTCAATAATTAATTTCTCCACACGGTTAACCAATGTTCTCAGCATGGGGACCCTCTCGTTTCTAGGCGTTCGCTGTCCCGACAGCTAACGCTAGTAGCTAGTTAGCGGTTAGTTGAACCACATGCCATTGCGGATGGCTACTAAACTAGCTTGTACCTTAGCTAACTACCTGTCTGTCATTAGTTATGCAGAAACTAGGCAAGAAGCAAAGTCAGATCGGGCATTTTTTTCGTCTGCCAGGGAATGCATGGCAATACTTTAATTTGACAGTCTGAAAGGTACACGTGTACCCAGTGTATGATAGAAACATAGGCTAGCGTTGCTATATGAGCTACTAACTAGCAGTTGTTAGCACTAACTTAGTAGAATTAGCGTTAATGAGGAACTGACAGCTTGAAGTTCTAGTGTAACAAATTCCAAACAATGACCGATCCTTGCGTGTTAACACCTTAGACAATGTTTAACGCTGCTGAAAAGCCTATTTTAGCCAAGTTACCTCACATTATTTGTTACACGTGTCTGGTGCACGTGTAGCATGACAGCTGATTTTACCTTTAATGCAACCAACATATTTCTTGCTAGATAGGTTTGGATTTCGCTCCTTTGTAAGTTGAGCTAGTTCGTTACGTACTGATCTGTCACCATGAAGTGCCCAGCGTTCAGTCACTCTTCTGACCTGGCTGCTTCccatgtgtgtttctttttggctttttgttttatgaaaattGTGAAGGAGCTCAGAGCGGGAAACAATTTTGTAGAACAATCGATGACGACATcacatatttttgtcatttaacatATTGTTATTGATATTTGATTTCTGCCAAGcgcgatagaaattggggagggtcgaGTCAGAAagagcatccggcataaaaacggtcccaaatcaacatgcggataaCGATCCgccgtggcgaccctgaactcgcaggataagccaaaaggacgagaaaataaatcaaatataaaacaggGATCATGTCCAATCATTGCCTTGCCATTCACATGCAATTTCCCAAAACATCTACATCTAACTATTagacaatgttttaaaagggaaataaaattGTTCAGAACCAATGAACCAATCCCCACATAGTGCCAACTGAAGCAGCCTAGTCCACGCCCATTGGTGAGTGGACCAAAAAGTTGCTACTTTAACACAGCCCAGCCAGCAGAACACACAAGCCTCAGTCTTACCAAGCAAGCTTCCTGCCAGTTGAGAAGATTACTCCTCGGGGATACTCTAGCCCAGGTGTCGGTGAACattctcattcatccaggtTAGGTTAtcagaagattgaatcatgtcgaCTGGAcatctttcttcttggttagaaatgttttgccACTTATCCAAGCAGCGTCTTTATTATGAATAAAGTGCTATGGAACACGGTTATATCCTCGAGAGCAgactttgttccaccctggcctgaataggctcattaaggtgggaggtggaaACAGGGTGGAGTCTTCAAGATGTAACTATTATGACCCTAATTACCCAAACCCCTAAGATAGGGGTtgttaggtgtggccctcttgAAATTTGCGTGAAATGGTGCTAACCTTCTTGGGGATGGTTGAAAGGGCAGACAGGTTGTACCTGGGAGAAGGATACTCCATGTAAACATAATGGCTTCATGTACTCCTCTCATAATGTCAGTCTTTTCTGTCCAAATCGTGTACATTGTCATCCTCAATGGactgtcctttgtccttcaggtgtaggtacactgctgataTTGGTCCTGaagtgttgcttctcctgtgctgggccatcctcttgtgtagaggctgGTCCGTGTGTGTGGCTTCCTGTAGATTTCTATTTCTAGGTTGCTACAAGTCCCAATCTTAGTCCAGGAAGGCCAGTCTGTTGTAACTGGTGTCCTCACTGGTCAACTTGATGTTAAATGCAGTTGACCTTAACAAAGCCTGTTCAAAGCCTGTTCCCTTCTCCAGAGAGAGAGTTCCTTCCACCACTGCCTCTATGTAACCATCATTATTAGTGGTGCAACCAGCCaatgattgttttttattattggcTATTTtaccatttgtgtttttatattgcagttaattatttctttattgtgtAAACCACCAAAAATAGTCAAAATGTCCACTATAACTTCATCTGTTAGTGTTTGCAGTGATTATCAATAAATCTGCCTAAGAATAACTTTTAGGCAGTGCTAGGCACAGTCTGTCTGTTGCATTTTTGAAGCCCACATTATTCCTTTATTATGATGAACACTGGATCACTTTTAGCCTATATGTTCTTTATTTAGTAACTGCTGTACATATATTGGACACACACAGCTAAGAACCCTTTTTATGTTCTTGTGAAATGTAGtgtacaaagcaaaacattttacaatgtgCCCCATAAGTTTGAAAgtcaatttgtattttgtacttttgaccttaaaaaacaaacaagactaATAGTAGATTTCTCTGGAGTTTTATGGTTGTGGTAGCAATGAGTCTTTTTAAAGAGATGTTGGTCATGTGATTAACTTAGCCAATCAGAAGGGCTGCATTACAATACTACTGAATGAAGAGGAGAACTTTGGGCAATCAAGGCACTCTTAGAGTAGAAAGGGTGCTAAGCTGTCTAGGACAGTTTAATCTAAAATTaagagtaattacatttttttcccctttccatTCTGTCTTCAGTCCAGAGGAATTAGATGAGTGTCTTGTAGAAGAAACAGGGCTCCTTGTGAATATGCTGCCCTTATGATTTGAACACAGTTTCTAGGTGAGTTTGTGCTTtcaattttttgttgttgttgtaatagtaataataataataataataataataataataataatatcttcctcttcactgttaCCTAAATTTACCATTATGGATGTACAACAATGCTTTGTCCATGATATTTATACAGTTCACAGTTTACAGCTACATGGGACTAAATTTGCTAGACTGTACTTGTTTTTATCTACCTATTTACTAGGACATTGGCAAATCAGTTTTTGCCTCAGAGCATGTTTGTACAGAGAGTCCCCAGAGGCCTCTTGGTGGCTGGCACAACCTTTAGCCAGAAGGATTGTATACTCATCTTTTGTTATTCAGTGGCTCTCTAGTCAATCACTTAATTCATTAGTGCTCTCTGTACTAATATGGGCATTCAGACTATCACAACCACTGTTTCCTGGTCTATTTAGTGTCTTTTATGCCTTCATATGTCTGAGTTTGGTAGCAATacatataatacaaatattatctGCTTCTTTTTGATATAGCTTTTTACATAGCTTGTATGGTGATCTTAGCTCATCATCTACTGACATGACCCTGTTTCCTACATTCTCCAGCCCTCCAGTTGCTCTGGTTTCTGTAAGCAGGCAGTTGGGCGGGTTTTGACTGTGTATAGAGTCCGACTGTACTGAGCTGAGGAATAATAAACATGACTGTGGCCAATGCAAAGTCTAATTCAGGTAAGATGGCAAATACAAATTCATAAGTTGTGTCTTACATTTTAACTGCTGCAATATTTCGTGcaaaattttacttttgacattttgctaCAGTACCATTTGAATGGAGCTTTGCCCACTGCCCAAAAATTGtagtgtgggtgtgtttgctgcttcctctggactttgacatttcaaatgtttcactttCTCCTGTAGTGACTACATGTATCCTGTCAGACCTCATGTTGCTGCCAATTTACAACTGTCTGGAACAAAAGCTAATTGACTGTTAttctttaaaatcttaaaacaaaAGAATCGTATCTTAAAGAAAGCTAATTACTGTCAAATACATAAAGAGATTAGTAATAAGAGAGTAGTAATAAGTTTAGTTGTATTTCCTGGCTGCTAATACTAGTTTGTGTCAGGGTTTTTTGGCTCGAGTTTCTTGCTGTGCTCTCAGCCACTACAAGGCAGATTTGTTAGTAGAACAATTCCTTTTTCACTCTGCAAGCTGTTTGTTGCCGAAATGGAAATGAAGCATTCTACATGAATTGGCCcattgataaatatttttttagggTGCATTGGTAGTAacattgtgttgctgtgtttttaatcagtgtttCAATTAGAATTGTaattatatatgtattatatgtatgtacatatacatacatataatacAAACATACTTATATGTATGTTATCGAGATTAAGCATTGTCATCAGCATATCTGCCTGCATTCTGAAATCCGTAAACCAAAAAGTCTTACAAAGTAAAGAGAGTGGCAGCATTTTCAAGACCAAACtttattgatgtgtttttttccttttcagccaTGCAGCAGGTACTGGACAATCTTAAAGACCTGCCATTAGGCACAGGAGCCAAAGATATTGACCTCATCTTCCTCAGAGGCATCATGGAGAGCCCAATTGTTcgttcccttgcaaaggtaacCTAGAATTTAACTACTCCAGCACTTTGTCAtatacatgaacacacatgcattacacaaatgcacagaatgTAAATCTCATTAACTGGACACCTACATGTTTCTTGAGAAGATGAGCAAATACAGTCCAAATTGTACCAGCAATTGCACCAAACAGGACTCGCTAATCTACTAGAGACAGAAAACTaaacacagctgaaacaaaCCTTGCATTCTTTTGCAGGTTGTACACCTTCAAACAAACTGTATCCTGGTATCCTGTGATGTTTACTAATCTTTCTGTGTGTCCAGTGATCTGTCAAGTTTTAAATTACTTACAGGAAATCTCTCCTAGCAAGGGTAAAATGTAGCTCAACTTTGCCTTTCTTTAGAGTGAAAGCATTAGACCTACTGTGTACAGCACAGTTCTTGTAGTTTTATGATAAACACTTAAATGTTCCCAAAACTTGATTTTTTTCGATGAAGATGGAGCATACAAAAGAAGTAATGTTTTTAGCtcctgttaaataaaaatttacatGCTAAAAGAGGCTGTCATAAGGAAAAAGGATtgcataacaaaaaacaaatgcaaaatgaggCCATCAGGTGTAATatctattaataaaaacatttttgtcagaACTTATCACAAAGGTAGTCCTGTCCTAattttcgaaaaaaaaaaaaaaaaaccagggctagatgttttattttcctaGGTGATATACCTTATAGGTTAAAGTCAAATTACGCATTGTACTCCATGACTTTGGTCATAAATACTGAATTTACAACTGGAAATCTAAAGATCTAAAAATGTGTTGAGTGCACTGGAACTTTTGTTATTGAACAGTATCATGGTATGTTGGTTTACCAATTATAACATGATCTCTACTACAGGCTGTTGAACTGAGTTCCCTCAAGTGCACTatatggtaaatagtcgcttatatagcgtttttatccaaagcgctttacaatgttgattcccattcacccattcacacacacactctcacaccgatggcagtggctgccatgcaaggtgctcacctgacccaccaggagcaacttggggttcagtgtcttgaccaagGAAcaacatgtagccgggagcggggattaaaccactgactgaaccactgaccatgtggtccatggtcaactgtaTTTACTAACTGAGTTACGGCAAACCTAATTAGATTTATATCCAAATACATCAATGCTGAAATATATACAATGatgtaacataaaataacattctAGTCTTTGTGTGAACCCTAGTGTTAGGTATTGGTGCAGTCTAACTTTCACAATTTCATCTGCTCCCCTCAAGGATACAAGGTTTGAATGAAGGGTTGTGGTTGACAAAAACTGTGATGTATATTACTGAATGAAAGCTTAGCAGTTTTATAAacaaattatgaaaatgtattgcatCAGCTCTGCATTTGTGGCACTGTATTACCTAAACTgatcatagaaaaaaaatgtggtaGCTAAACACTAAACCGAAACACATcagctgaaaatgtattttgcgGAGTTATAATAACCTAATCAAATCCAGGTGCAAATTTCTATTGGGACAACTATCTTTCAACACAACCTTCTCTTTGTGTGTAGGCCCATGAGCGTCTTGAGGAAGTTAAGTTACAGGCTGTGCGGGATGATAATGTTGAGCTGATCAAAGAGATCTTGGATTCCCTTAACAACCTGCAAGAAAAAGATGCTGCTGCTTCAGAGCTTGCAAAAATCCTCCAGAAACCCCACTTTAAGGTATTTTAAAGCGCCTTCCTCATGtacacagttgtttttttttttctttaaccagAATAAACAGACCAAAGATTTGCAGAATGACTCATCTAGCTTGTCTTCTGCTTTTATTGGATCTGaagtcaaagttttttttattacaactaTTCCCTTGTTTTTCCCTAAAGTGCCTGTTAACAGCCCATCTTTGTTGTTACCCCCACCCTCCCTTAAGAATGTCGACCACTTACAGGCTGTAGAATGGGAAATGGGGGGTGTAAACCTTCGGCCAATAGCCGAGTTATGTGGGTAAAGTGGGAGGGTAAAGACTGTGATACAGACTGTTTCAGTAAATCTCTGACCAGTGACAACTATATGTCACAGTGTTTGGGTAAGAATAAGAcaaatttgttttctctgtttattaattattcatctACCAGTGTGGTCATAAAAGTGTCTTAGtgtaaaatgaatgtgtaatgatttatatcttattttgtttgtggtaATTAATAAAGTGCATGACAGTTCATAGTTTTTACCCTTGTTAGTTTGAAGTATATTGGTGGATGAACCCCATAGTTGTGTTCAATGTCTTTTGTTTGCCAGAAGAACCTGCAAATATACTTGTCTTTAAATTGAAAGATTGTGAACACTGTATTTCTCCTTCCTTATTTTGTCTCAGTCTTTGATAGAGGCTCATGACAAAGTAGCTGCAAAGTGTTACGAGATGCCTGACACTGTGGTAAACAGCAGCGCTTTGTTGACGAATTCACTCACGCCAGCTGATGCTGTCAGGATGATTGATATCCAGAAGAAACCTGGGGAACCACTGGTAAGTTAGCAAGGCATTTATGACCACCATACCTAGGTCTGCAGAGACTATAAAGAGCTGCTTGTCTTCTTTTACTGACCATCATCAAGAATTGACATAGTTGTGCATAGTAAATCAACACAGTTAGATTCTTTTATAGCACACACAGCCTAGTGTAACCTATGGAAGAGACTTCAGGTGATGTAAGAAGTTTGGATGCACAATACTGAATGATTCTAGCCCTTTTTCAGGGAGTGACGTTCCGTGTGGAGCGAGGGGAGATGGTGGTTGCGCGTATCCTGCATGGCAGCTCGATTGACAGACAGGGCATGCTGCACACAGGGGACATAATTCGAGAGGTGAATGGTCGTGAGGTCAGTACCAACCCCCATGAACTGCAGGAGCTGCTGAGGAACAGCAGCGGGAGCATCATCCTGAAGGTTGTGCCCAGCTACAGAGAGACGCCACCGCTGCCACAGGTGAGGAAGAGAGGCCATATTTTACCTGTTTttataggaaaataaaaatctggttgcattttaaaatgattacacAATAGAGTcgtattattgatttattgtctCTTAAAAAATGCCAAGAATGCACTATGGGTTGATGGGTATGTGCTGGTGCATTTAAGCTGTAGATGATTCGTACTTGTGCTCTGAAAATCGAGCCCTCGGAGGGTCTATTAATAACATCCTACACTATCTAGGACATATACCACTCTGTTCACTAGAGAACCCCCTCTCCTTACTGTAACAGACATAAATGGCAGCTGACACTGTGGAGCGGTATGTAGGATTCTGTTAGacattgaccttttttttttttttaaggaggaTTAAATGACTTTATTTAGCAGTTTGCTTACGGGGTTCAGTTAAGGTTAAGGTGATTACATACATGATTAATCTGTCAGGAACCTAattttaaacaagttttttGCGTTAGAAAATTTTCCTGACTGCTCATACTGTATAAACCTCATTAATGAGTCTGGTCCTCATTCATTCACCTTATTTGGCCTGTTGATATTTAGCTTTGACAGTGCAAAATTACAACACTGCTGGAAAAAAAGACCTGGTCCACAGTCAAAGACAGTTAAGGTTCCTTCAACATGGTGCggtaaaaacaaatcatcagAAAATGGTACCAGCAATGGTGACATGCATTTATTAGTCTGACACCTTATTTGAAATGTCAGAGACCTATAGCCATGGTATACATGTGACAGTGATTCATTCATATCAGACAGTATCTGTATACTATAATATGCACACCTTAATAGAATTTAGGGTAATGTTTGTTATGTGTGTGCCATCTTTATATTTTGCTTGTCTGATTTCTGTTTCACACACCAAACGGTAGGTTTATTTGAAGCCACACTTCAACTATAACCCAGCCACAGACAACTTAATCCCGTGTAAAGAGGCAGGTCTTGGCTTCTCTAGGGGAGACATCCTTCATGTAGTCAACAAAGAGGACTCCAACTGGTGGCAAGTGAGTTGGCACATAAAAAGAAAGTATGGGTAACTGAGTGACTGCTAAAACGTGAAGAGTGTTAATGACTGTTACCTTGCATTAATTTCTTGCTCTATGCCGAATCATTTCTTATCTACCCTGATTTCCTTGTAGGCGAGCAAAGTTGTAGGTGGAGCCACTGGTCTCATACCCAGTCAATTCttggaggagaagagaaaggcTTTTGTGAGAAGAGATTCGGACACTTCTGGTACAGCTTTGTATAAATCCTGTTTTGTCTTTCATACGAGTTAGTCTTCATTTATAATAGTCTGAGAACCTGTGCCTTCAGCACCATCTATGGTGACCTGACACTTTGTATATGTGGCTCAGGGATGCTCTGTCGAACccaaactgcaaagaaaaagaagaaaaagatgatgTACCTCACCGCCAAGAATGCAGgtgtgtatctttttttttcccctacatTTGCGATTTTTATAGTATCAAATAACATACATGACAATACGGAACTCATTTAGCCTGTGTATTTCTCTGAACAGAGTTTGACCGTTATGAGCTGCAGATCTATGAGGAAGTAGCTAGGATGCCACCATTCCAGAGAAAAACGCTTGTTCTGATTGGAGCCCAGGGGGTCGGAAGGCGAAGTTTGAAGAACAGACTAATTCTCATGAATCCTCTGGAATATGGAACCACTGTACCTTGTGAGTTTGTGAGACCAACAGCCAAACTTGTTACATTGTCTGTACTCATGGATTTCATATGACAACCAGGCTACTTGAAACAGTTTCTTACCTTTTGATTTCCAGTCACGTCCCGTCGCCCCAGAGAAGAGGAGCTAGATGGCCAGAACTACTGCTTTGTGACACgggaagagatggagaaagacatCAAGCAGAGCCATTATCTGGAGCATGGTGAATACGATGGCAATCTTTATGGTACCAAGATCAACTCTATACATGAAGTCGTGGATACGGGTCGTACCTGCATCCTAGATGTCAATCCTCAGGTTAGTCAAAGGTGCACACTCTGACTGTGGATATATCATCAACGTGTTTTAGCTTCAGATGTGACAAATTCTCTGTTCAGGCTCTGAAAGTGTTGAAGACTGCAGAGTTTATGCCATTTGTAGTGTTTATTGCTGCTCCTGAGTTGGATACACTAAGAGCTATGCACAAAGCGGTGGTGGATGCTGGATTTACTACCAAGCTACTTACAGTAAGTTTAATGTTCCTAAATTTATAATGATAATGGAACTGACTGTTTAGTACTCATGAGTGGCTGTTGCCTGTGTTAATCTAACTGAATATCCTTCTGTAACAGGAGAATGATTTAAAGAAGACTGTA
This window harbors:
- the pals2a gene encoding MAGUK p55 subfamily member 6a translates to MTVANAKSNSAMQQVLDNLKDLPLGTGAKDIDLIFLRGIMESPIVRSLAKAHERLEEVKLQAVRDDNVELIKEILDSLNNLQEKDAAASELAKILQKPHFKSLIEAHDKVAAKCYEMPDTVVNSSALLTNSLTPADAVRMIDIQKKPGEPLGVTFRVERGEMVVARILHGSSIDRQGMLHTGDIIREVNGREVSTNPHELQELLRNSSGSIILKVVPSYRETPPLPQVYLKPHFNYNPATDNLIPCKEAGLGFSRGDILHVVNKEDSNWWQASKVVGGATGLIPSQFLEEKRKAFVRRDSDTSGMLCRTQTAKKKKKKMMYLTAKNAEFDRYELQIYEEVARMPPFQRKTLVLIGAQGVGRRSLKNRLILMNPLEYGTTVPFTSRRPREEELDGQNYCFVTREEMEKDIKQSHYLEHGEYDGNLYGTKINSIHEVVDTGRTCILDVNPQALKVLKTAEFMPFVVFIAAPELDTLRAMHKAVVDAGFTTKLLTENDLKKTVDESARIRRAYSHYFDLTIVNDNLDKAFDKLQEAVEQLLTEPQWIPVSWVY